The proteins below are encoded in one region of Clostridium pasteurianum DSM 525 = ATCC 6013:
- a CDS encoding nitroreductase family protein translates to MIYDLIKKNRTYRRFEQNYKINQDTLKELIDLARLSSSGANLQPLKYILSNTEEKNNLIFHHLKWAGYFKDWDGPEEGEKPSAYIIMLGDKNISTNYLWDHGIACQSMLLGACEKGLGGCMFGAVNKKGLGEALNIKEQFEIILVIALGKPKEVVVLEELKDSKNIKYWRDENGVHHVPKRKLEDIIVK, encoded by the coding sequence ATGATTTATGATCTAATAAAAAAGAATAGAACCTATAGGAGATTTGAACAAAATTACAAAATAAATCAGGATACTTTAAAAGAATTGATTGATTTGGCTCGTTTGTCTTCATCAGGAGCCAATTTACAGCCTCTGAAATATATCCTCTCTAATACAGAGGAGAAAAACAATCTTATTTTTCATCATTTAAAGTGGGCAGGTTATTTTAAAGATTGGGATGGACCAGAGGAAGGGGAGAAACCTTCTGCTTATATAATTATGCTAGGAGATAAAAACATCAGTACAAATTATTTGTGGGATCACGGTATCGCTTGTCAAAGTATGTTGTTGGGGGCATGCGAAAAAGGTCTTGGTGGATGTATGTTCGGAGCAGTCAATAAAAAAGGACTAGGGGAAGCTCTCAATATTAAGGAGCAATTCGAAATAATACTTGTGATAGCGCTAGGGAAACCAAAGGAAGTGGTTGTTTTGGAAGAACTTAAAGATTCAAAAAATATTAAATATTGGCGTGATGAAAATGGAGTTCACCATGTACCAAAAAGAAAACTTGAGGATATTATTGTAAAATAA
- a CDS encoding TetR/AcrR family transcriptional regulator, whose translation MREKKIDRRVKYTKMVIKDSFVKLLKQKSISKISIKEICEDADINRSTFYAHYVSQYDLLHQIEKDIIDDISKYLTYYDFKNRADVPVDGIEKILEYIKENSELFDLLLNSNGDIKFQQEITKIIGKQHFPLDTESNFLNKEDAEYIFDFLANGSVGIIRKWLNEGMKKPAREMAELILKIAINGRTAFD comes from the coding sequence ATGAGGGAAAAGAAAATAGACAGACGAGTGAAGTATACTAAAATGGTTATAAAGGATAGTTTTGTAAAATTATTAAAACAAAAGTCCATATCGAAAATTTCCATAAAAGAAATATGTGAGGATGCTGATATTAACCGATCTACCTTTTATGCACATTATGTCAGTCAATATGATTTGCTTCATCAGATAGAAAAAGATATTATTGATGATATTAGTAAGTATCTAACATACTATGATTTTAAAAATAGAGCAGATGTACCTGTTGATGGAATTGAAAAAATATTAGAGTATATTAAGGAAAACTCAGAATTATTTGATCTGCTGCTTAATTCCAATGGGGATATAAAGTTTCAGCAGGAAATTACAAAGATTATTGGAAAGCAGCATTTCCCGTTAGATACAGAAAGCAATTTTTTAAACAAGGAAGATGCAGAATACATATTTGATTTTTTAGCAAATGGCAGTGTAGGTATCATTCGAAAATGGTTGAATGAGGGCATGAAAAAGCCTGCCAGAGAAATGGCGGAGCTGATACTTAAAATAGCTATTAACGGAAGAACAGCTTTTGATTAA
- a CDS encoding ABC transporter ATP-binding protein yields the protein MSFIEFKNIKKEYITGDVTITAVKDCSFSIKKGELVVILGPSGAGKTTVLNLLGGMDNPSDGNIIVDNKEIHNYNKKQLINYRRNDIGFVFQFYNLVGNLTALENVELACQICPDSLDPKNILDQVGLSHRINSFPSQLSGGEQQRVAIARAIAKNPKLLLCDEPTGALDSITGQRVIELLQNTCREMDMTTVLITHNAAIADIADKVIQIKNGTVEDILINESPKKAEEIAW from the coding sequence ATGTCTTTTATAGAGTTTAAAAACATAAAAAAAGAATATATTACTGGAGATGTAACTATTACAGCAGTTAAAGATTGTTCTTTTTCAATAAAAAAAGGTGAATTAGTAGTGATACTTGGCCCCTCCGGTGCAGGTAAAACAACTGTTTTAAATCTGCTGGGGGGAATGGATAATCCAAGTGATGGTAATATTATTGTAGATAATAAGGAAATTCATAATTACAATAAAAAGCAGCTGATAAACTACAGACGTAATGATATTGGGTTTGTATTTCAATTTTATAACCTTGTAGGAAACCTCACAGCACTTGAAAATGTGGAACTTGCCTGTCAGATATGCCCTGACTCACTGGATCCCAAAAATATTTTAGATCAGGTAGGATTGTCTCACCGTATAAATAGTTTTCCCTCTCAGTTATCTGGAGGCGAGCAGCAGCGTGTTGCCATAGCTAGAGCAATTGCCAAAAATCCAAAGCTATTATTATGTGATGAACCCACAGGAGCCTTAGACAGCATAACAGGTCAGAGGGTTATTGAACTTTTGCAAAACACCTGCAGAGAAATGGATATGACAACAGTTTTAATTACTCACAATGCCGCCATAGCGGATATTGCAGACAAAGTAATACAAATAAAAAATGGAACTGTGGAAGATATTCTTATCAATGAAAGTCCTAAAAAAGCTGAAGAGATAGCGTGGTGA
- a CDS encoding ABC transporter permease, which translates to MIDLLYKNTLMKIKKSFGRYISLFIIVIVGVGFFSGLKGSSPDIISSVDKYYKEKNLMDFKIVSTLGLTNEDVDALKSLKDVNTVVPSYSLDVLDKGKTIKVQALEKSVNTVNLISGRMPKNHTECLADSKNYKIGDKITITSDVNDKLKNKEFIVAGTISSPLYMSTDYGNTTIGDGKLSSFIFVNKDNFTMDAYTEIYITAANTKNMTSYSKEYDALADHLNSELLKLKPERENARYQEIYNKADHEINNNQAKLNDEKSKGEHKLSKAKSELDANKLKLNNAKQALAENESNLEKKASSQNIEFKNAKDKIALGWSQINTALKNSNIKKEDLSGKINELNNALKNMKVQQSQLPAKSQAYAQLTTKINQYSTSYEGLLKLQTSITELTGQEKQLNNGIETFNTEIEKAKIKITEGKNELNTNEKKLENGYSEYNKNLAQFNLKITDAQSKIDSAKKDLSKIEKAKWYIYDRDDIAGYSSLKGGTDTITSVAAVFPIFFILIVILMTSNTMARMIVEERNELGTLTSLGFKDRNIISTYLLYVLSATILGAITGFFIGSKIIPNIIFATFNKFILPPLVINYDITSLLLVLAVSITLMTMVTLFFCNSELNQNPAALMRPVPPKQGQKILLEKIGFIWKTLSFTWKVTMRNIFRYKQKVIMTIVGVAGCTALLAAGFGLKDSMNGVAEKQYGEIFKYNAIIALKNETPDMSKDLKKLLTKEKVENPLLIKQTTFKAQSGNDSLDTYLIVPVNEDLFKKYYDLTSKITESSVKLDDSGAVITEKLADTLKIGKGGTIKIKDADNNSYSLKVSDVAENYMQNYIYMNKNLYSKVFGEEVSYNMLVSDYSQDKTTLANHLLDSDSIVNVTFKDDILKQAHDGNSSLNNVVVLLVVIASILVVIVLYNLTSINISERKREIATLKVLGFTDKETNEYIYREAFLMTLFGIAAGLCLGILLHRFVIGAIEDDSTVYFRNIHVLSFVWSSLVIIIVSVVMQIVTYFKMQTIDMIESLKSVE; encoded by the coding sequence GTGATTGATTTGTTATACAAAAATACATTGATGAAAATAAAAAAATCCTTTGGAAGATATATTTCTTTATTTATCATAGTTATAGTAGGTGTAGGATTTTTTTCAGGATTAAAGGGAAGTTCACCAGATATTATCTCTTCTGTAGACAAATACTATAAAGAGAAAAATTTAATGGATTTTAAAATTGTAAGTACCTTAGGATTGACAAATGAAGATGTAGATGCTCTAAAATCATTAAAAGATGTGAATACTGTTGTTCCTAGTTATTCTCTAGATGTTTTAGATAAAGGTAAGACAATCAAAGTACAGGCATTAGAAAAATCCGTTAATACAGTAAATCTTATAAGTGGTAGAATGCCTAAAAATCATACGGAATGTTTGGCAGACAGCAAAAATTATAAAATAGGCGATAAAATTACCATTACAAGTGATGTAAATGATAAACTAAAAAACAAAGAATTCATTGTAGCAGGTACAATAAGTTCACCCTTATACATGTCTACTGATTATGGCAACACCACCATTGGTGACGGAAAGCTTTCTTCCTTTATCTTTGTGAATAAAGACAATTTTACTATGGATGCCTATACGGAAATCTATATTACTGCAGCTAATACTAAAAATATGACCTCCTACTCAAAAGAATATGATGCTTTAGCAGATCATTTAAATAGTGAACTGCTAAAATTAAAACCTGAAAGAGAAAACGCCAGGTATCAAGAAATTTACAATAAAGCAGACCATGAAATAAATAACAATCAGGCAAAGCTCAATGATGAAAAATCCAAAGGTGAACATAAACTATCAAAGGCAAAATCTGAACTTGATGCAAATAAATTGAAGCTTAACAATGCAAAACAGGCACTTGCTGAAAATGAAAGTAATTTAGAGAAAAAAGCCTCAAGTCAAAATATTGAATTTAAAAATGCAAAAGATAAAATTGCTCTAGGCTGGAGTCAAATCAATACTGCGTTAAAAAACAGCAACATTAAAAAGGAAGATTTAAGCGGCAAAATAAATGAACTGAACAATGCCCTCAAAAACATGAAAGTTCAGCAAAGCCAGCTTCCAGCTAAAAGTCAAGCATATGCACAGCTTACTACAAAGATTAATCAGTATTCCACTTCCTATGAAGGATTACTGAAACTTCAAACATCAATAACAGAATTAACTGGTCAAGAAAAACAATTAAACAATGGAATAGAAACTTTTAATACAGAAATTGAAAAGGCAAAAATAAAAATTACTGAAGGTAAAAATGAGCTTAACACCAACGAAAAAAAGTTAGAAAATGGCTACAGTGAATACAACAAAAATTTGGCTCAGTTCAATTTAAAAATAACAGATGCCCAGTCAAAGATTGACAGTGCCAAAAAGGATCTTTCAAAAATAGAAAAAGCCAAATGGTATATTTATGACAGAGATGATATAGCAGGTTATAGTTCTCTAAAAGGCGGTACAGACACTATTACATCTGTAGCAGCTGTTTTTCCTATTTTCTTTATTTTAATCGTCATATTAATGACATCTAATACAATGGCCAGAATGATAGTAGAAGAACGAAATGAACTTGGAACATTGACTTCATTAGGCTTCAAAGATAGAAATATTATTTCAACATATTTGCTTTATGTACTGTCTGCCACTATATTAGGTGCTATAACCGGCTTCTTTATAGGATCTAAAATAATTCCCAACATTATATTTGCCACTTTCAATAAATTCATTTTACCACCGCTGGTTATAAATTATGACATCACAAGTTTATTATTGGTATTGGCAGTTTCCATAACATTGATGACAATGGTAACACTTTTCTTCTGCAATAGCGAACTAAATCAAAATCCTGCTGCTTTAATGCGTCCTGTGCCACCGAAACAGGGTCAGAAAATATTGCTTGAAAAGATAGGATTTATATGGAAAACTCTTTCCTTTACCTGGAAGGTTACTATGCGTAACATATTTCGATATAAACAGAAAGTTATTATGACCATTGTAGGAGTTGCAGGTTGTACAGCACTGCTAGCAGCTGGTTTTGGCTTAAAAGACAGTATGAACGGAGTAGCCGAAAAACAATATGGCGAAATTTTCAAATACAATGCTATAATTGCTCTGAAAAATGAAACTCCTGATATGAGCAAAGATTTGAAAAAACTGCTTACAAAAGAGAAGGTAGAAAATCCCCTTTTAATCAAGCAGACAACTTTTAAAGCTCAATCAGGAAATGACTCCTTGGACACTTATTTAATTGTACCAGTAAATGAAGATTTGTTTAAAAAATATTATGATCTTACAAGTAAAATAACAGAATCCAGTGTAAAATTAGATGACAGCGGTGCAGTAATTACAGAAAAACTGGCGGATACTTTAAAAATAGGCAAAGGTGGTACAATCAAAATAAAAGATGCGGATAATAACTCCTATTCTCTGAAAGTTTCTGATGTTGCAGAGAATTATATGCAAAATTACATCTACATGAATAAAAACCTATATAGTAAAGTATTCGGGGAAGAAGTATCCTATAATATGCTTGTATCAGATTACAGTCAAGATAAAACTACACTGGCAAATCATCTTCTAGATAGTGACTCCATTGTAAATGTTACATTCAAGGATGACATACTAAAGCAGGCCCACGATGGCAATAGCAGCTTAAATAATGTAGTAGTTCTTCTGGTTGTTATTGCATCTATACTGGTAGTCATTGTGCTTTATAATTTAACCTCTATTAATATAAGTGAAAGAAAGCGTGAAATTGCCACACTAAAAGTACTTGGATTTACAGATAAAGAAACTAATGAATATATTTACCGTGAGGCCTTTCTGATGACCCTTTTCGGTATAGCAGCAGGTTTATGCTTAGGAATTCTGCTCCATCGCTTTGTAATTGGAGCTATAGAGGACGATTCAACAGTATATTTTAGAAATATACATGTACTCAGTTTTGTGTGGTCATCTCTGGTTATCATAATAGTTTCTGTAGTTATGCAAATAGTTACCTATTTTAAAATGCAGACAATAGATATGATTGAATCCTTAAAATCTGTGGAATAA
- a CDS encoding Ldh family oxidoreductase, whose translation MSYKSYNYEGLKKLCNIVFEKFGFNHEESENITDVLLLADLFGIESHGIQRLVLYYKSIKSGLVKLNPKIKIVKETPISVVIDAGQAIGQIAGIKAMDMAIKKAKNSGIGMVVVNNSNHYGIAGYYARMAEKEGLLGISMTNSAAITVPTFGKEAMMGSNPIAISMPAKPYPFLIDMSTSVVTRGKIEVYNKRNDKLPIGWTLDSEGNDNSSAKDVLYNMSNKKGGGIVPLGGSEEISGGHKGYGFALTVELFTAILSGGLTANYVHTNGVSGTCHSFIALDYGIFGDKKAIESNFSEYLNEIRKSEKAKGKQRIYIHGEKEMEAYEDKIKNGIPMNDNTLKEIDEICKYFDLKMDDYIIQ comes from the coding sequence GTGAGTTATAAAAGTTATAATTATGAAGGATTGAAAAAACTATGTAATATAGTGTTTGAAAAATTTGGATTTAATCATGAAGAAAGTGAAAATATAACAGATGTACTGCTATTGGCAGATTTATTTGGAATTGAATCTCATGGAATACAGAGGTTAGTTCTATATTATAAATCTATAAAAAGTGGACTGGTAAAATTAAATCCAAAAATAAAAATAGTTAAAGAAACACCAATATCAGTTGTAATAGATGCAGGGCAGGCTATAGGGCAAATAGCTGGCATAAAAGCTATGGATATGGCAATAAAGAAGGCAAAAAATTCAGGAATAGGTATGGTTGTGGTAAATAATTCTAATCATTATGGCATAGCAGGATATTATGCAAGGATGGCAGAAAAAGAAGGTTTACTTGGAATTTCAATGACTAATTCTGCGGCAATTACAGTACCCACCTTTGGAAAAGAAGCTATGATGGGAAGTAATCCTATTGCCATATCTATGCCTGCAAAGCCCTATCCTTTTTTGATAGATATGTCTACAAGTGTTGTTACAAGGGGTAAAATAGAAGTCTATAACAAAAGAAATGACAAGCTTCCCATAGGGTGGACTCTTGATTCAGAGGGAAATGACAACTCAAGTGCTAAAGATGTATTATATAATATGTCCAATAAAAAGGGTGGAGGAATAGTTCCTTTAGGTGGATCAGAAGAAATATCAGGAGGACATAAAGGCTATGGATTTGCCCTCACAGTTGAATTATTTACGGCAATTTTATCTGGTGGATTAACAGCAAATTATGTTCATACCAATGGAGTCTCAGGTACATGTCATTCCTTTATTGCCCTTGACTATGGAATATTTGGTGATAAAAAAGCAATTGAAAGTAATTTTTCAGAATATTTAAATGAAATTAGAAAATCTGAAAAGGCAAAGGGTAAGCAGAGAATATATATTCATGGAGAGAAAGAAATGGAGGCCTATGAGGATAAGATAAAAAATGGTATTCCTATGAATGATAATACTTTGAAGGAAATAGATGAAATATGCAAGTATTTTGATTTGAAAATGGATGACTATATTATTCAATAA
- a CDS encoding DUF362 domain-containing protein: MESLDLSKFNEIELPKFFKVRQNFKKDRILDIKREVKEKIQYHLQDLKNKRIAVGVGSRGIANIDIITKTVIECLKASGAKPFIVPAMGSHGGATEKGQREILASYGITEENMEVNIDGSMDTEIIGEYEADLPIYAAKSVLEVDGIVIIPRIKPHTGFRGKVESGVCKMLSIGLGKQKGADSIHSKGFGRFPELIPKIGCMIARKTKVLFAVAVVENAYDETYKIEIITKDEILSLKREEDLLKESRKLMGSILIPKFDVLIIDEIGKNISGNGQDPNVTGLYFTGCVSGGPQFKKCVILDITEESHGNANGVGVSDIITRKLFDKINFIDMYTNCFTSTYMEPAKIPMVASNSEDAIKIAVKICNGVKSGEHKIVWIKNTMELENIVVSEPLMEEVKLNANLGILTKAEELKFNRGEPDFSWGKL; encoded by the coding sequence GTGGAATCTTTAGATTTAAGTAAATTTAATGAAATAGAGCTGCCTAAGTTTTTTAAGGTAAGACAGAACTTTAAAAAAGATAGAATTTTGGATATCAAAAGAGAGGTGAAAGAAAAAATTCAGTATCATTTACAGGATTTAAAGAATAAGAGAATTGCAGTGGGGGTTGGAAGCCGGGGAATAGCCAATATAGATATAATAACAAAGACTGTTATAGAGTGTTTAAAAGCATCTGGAGCAAAGCCTTTCATAGTTCCTGCAATGGGAAGCCATGGTGGAGCAACAGAAAAAGGACAGAGGGAAATTCTAGCTTCCTATGGGATTACAGAAGAAAACATGGAAGTCAATATAGATGGATCTATGGATACAGAAATTATAGGAGAATATGAAGCTGATTTACCTATTTATGCAGCAAAAAGTGTACTAGAGGTTGATGGAATAGTGATAATTCCCAGAATAAAGCCACATACAGGCTTTAGAGGAAAGGTGGAAAGCGGGGTTTGCAAAATGCTTTCCATTGGACTTGGAAAGCAAAAGGGTGCAGACTCAATCCATAGTAAAGGCTTTGGGAGATTTCCAGAATTAATACCTAAAATAGGCTGCATGATAGCTAGGAAAACTAAAGTATTATTTGCTGTAGCTGTAGTGGAAAATGCCTATGATGAGACTTATAAAATAGAAATCATAACTAAAGATGAAATACTGTCTCTAAAAAGGGAAGAGGATCTGCTTAAGGAAAGTCGAAAGCTTATGGGAAGTATACTTATACCTAAATTTGATGTGCTTATAATAGATGAAATAGGAAAAAATATAAGTGGTAATGGTCAAGATCCAAATGTAACCGGGCTGTATTTTACTGGATGTGTCAGCGGCGGCCCCCAATTTAAAAAATGTGTAATTCTTGATATTACTGAAGAATCTCATGGAAATGCCAACGGAGTTGGGGTATCAGATATTATTACCAGGAAATTATTTGATAAAATAAATTTTATAGATATGTATACTAATTGTTTTACTAGTACATATATGGAACCAGCTAAAATACCTATGGTGGCATCAAATTCAGAGGATGCAATAAAAATTGCCGTTAAAATATGCAATGGAGTTAAAAGCGGAGAACATAAAATTGTCTGGATAAAAAATACTATGGAACTGGAAAATATTGTGGTTAGTGAACCTCTTATGGAGGAAGTTAAATTAAATGCTAATTTAGGTATTTTGACGAAGGCTGAAGAGTTGAAATTCAATAGGGGTGAGCCTGATTTTTCTTGGGGAAAACTTTAG
- a CDS encoding ABC transporter substrate-binding protein has product MKKVTVLISTLLVGILAFTACGQTNSSTNSSASNAASSTQKPKEISIGYQPGINHTLLIVAKNQEWFEEEFKKDNIKVNFQSFVSGPPMMEAFAGGRLDFGQAGDQPSIQARANNADIKGIGVYASGYKLNTILAATGSNIKSAKDLKGKKVAVTVGSSAHMLLARYLEAAGLKQSDIQLVNLQPTDIKTSFASKNIDAAITWEPYASSIEAENTAYAIGDGTGLKYEVNLISVNNEFAKNNPDIVKRVLKVYEKTEKWVKANPDKTADIISKELKLNRDVAAKGLAKEDFDIRLTDQVVDSLTSTIKTLRQNNTVRKDVDVKDLLDKTYATDAGIK; this is encoded by the coding sequence ATGAAAAAAGTAACTGTTCTAATCTCTACATTATTAGTAGGCATATTGGCATTTACGGCTTGCGGTCAAACTAACAGTTCTACAAATTCATCAGCAAGCAATGCTGCATCGTCAACACAAAAACCGAAAGAAATAAGTATAGGATATCAACCGGGAATAAACCATACACTTTTAATTGTTGCAAAAAACCAGGAATGGTTTGAGGAAGAATTTAAAAAAGATAATATAAAAGTTAATTTCCAGAGCTTTGTATCCGGACCACCAATGATGGAGGCTTTTGCTGGAGGAAGACTGGATTTTGGGCAAGCTGGTGATCAGCCATCTATTCAGGCAAGAGCAAATAATGCTGATATAAAAGGTATAGGAGTTTATGCATCAGGATATAAATTAAACACTATACTTGCTGCTACTGGTTCCAATATAAAATCAGCCAAGGACTTAAAGGGTAAAAAAGTTGCCGTAACTGTTGGATCTTCTGCACATATGCTCCTTGCCAGATACTTAGAAGCGGCAGGGCTTAAGCAAAGTGATATACAATTAGTTAATCTTCAGCCTACAGATATAAAAACTTCCTTTGCCTCAAAGAATATTGATGCAGCAATAACTTGGGAACCTTATGCATCTTCAATTGAAGCTGAAAATACAGCCTATGCAATTGGTGATGGAACTGGTCTTAAATATGAAGTAAACTTGATTTCAGTAAATAATGAATTTGCAAAGAATAATCCTGACATAGTAAAGAGGGTGCTTAAAGTATATGAAAAGACAGAAAAATGGGTTAAAGCAAATCCAGATAAAACAGCTGATATTATTTCAAAAGAACTTAAACTTAATAGAGATGTTGCAGCAAAGGGCTTAGCTAAAGAAGATTTTGATATAAGATTAACAGACCAAGTAGTAGATTCACTTACATCAACTATTAAAACTTTAAGACAAAATAACACTGTAAGAAAAGATGTAGATGTGAAAGATCTTCTAGATAAAACTTATGCAACAGATGCAGGAATAAAATAA
- a CDS encoding threonine synthase: protein MSYFSYLQCSKCGKEYSKDEPHNLCECGGPLLVRYDLHSIKENVDKNLFKTREKGLFRFKELLPIEDEKNIVSLGEGDTPILKADSLGEKIGAENLYIKDEGLNPTGTFKSRGAAVGVSKAKELGIKTIAMPTAGNAGGAWSAYSAKAGIELIVAMPKDAPDLAKKEAFIYGSRTYLVKGLISDAGKIIAKGVKKYGWFDAATLKEPYRIEGKKTMGLELAEYFNWEFPDAILYPTGGGVGIIGIWKAFKELKELGWIKDKIPKLIAVQAEGCNPIVKAFNENSEASEFYTGANTIAGGIRVPKALGDFIVLDAVRQSKGTAIEVKDSEIIESLNLLAKTEGLFVAPEGATLVAAADKLIKNGFLKSTDKIVLLNTGCGLKYANLVEEELQVLEIDADI from the coding sequence ATGAGTTATTTTAGTTATCTACAATGTTCAAAATGCGGAAAAGAGTATTCAAAGGATGAGCCTCATAATTTGTGTGAATGCGGTGGACCATTACTTGTAAGATATGATTTACATAGTATAAAAGAAAATGTGGACAAAAATCTGTTTAAAACCAGAGAAAAAGGATTATTTAGATTCAAAGAACTTTTACCAATTGAAGATGAAAAAAATATAGTTTCACTGGGAGAAGGAGATACGCCTATACTTAAAGCTGACAGTTTAGGAGAGAAAATAGGAGCAGAAAATCTTTATATCAAAGATGAAGGATTAAATCCTACAGGGACTTTTAAATCCAGAGGAGCAGCAGTAGGGGTGTCAAAGGCTAAGGAACTTGGTATAAAGACAATAGCAATGCCCACAGCTGGAAACGCAGGGGGAGCTTGGTCTGCCTATTCTGCCAAAGCAGGAATTGAACTTATAGTGGCTATGCCAAAGGATGCACCGGATTTAGCTAAAAAAGAAGCTTTTATATATGGATCAAGAACTTATCTTGTTAAAGGATTAATATCTGATGCAGGAAAAATAATAGCTAAGGGTGTAAAAAAGTATGGTTGGTTTGATGCAGCTACACTTAAAGAGCCCTATAGAATTGAAGGTAAAAAGACTATGGGACTTGAACTTGCTGAATATTTTAATTGGGAGTTTCCAGATGCCATCCTTTACCCTACTGGTGGTGGTGTAGGTATAATTGGAATATGGAAAGCCTTCAAGGAATTAAAGGAACTTGGATGGATTAAAGATAAAATCCCAAAACTTATAGCAGTTCAGGCAGAAGGCTGCAATCCAATAGTAAAGGCTTTTAATGAAAATTCAGAAGCTTCTGAATTCTATACTGGTGCTAACACTATAGCTGGAGGTATACGTGTTCCAAAAGCTTTAGGAGATTTTATAGTTCTTGATGCTGTAAGACAGAGTAAAGGTACTGCCATTGAAGTAAAAGATTCTGAAATTATAGAATCACTTAATCTTTTAGCTAAGACAGAGGGGTTGTTTGTAGCTCCAGAAGGAGCAACCTTGGTTGCAGCAGCAGATAAACTTATTAAAAATGGTTTCTTAAAGTCAACAGATAAGATTGTACTTTTAAATACTGGATGTGGATTAAAATATGCAAATTTAGTAGAAGAAGAGCTTCAGGTACTTGAAATAGATGCAGATATATAA
- a CDS encoding ABC transporter ATP-binding protein, with protein MGDKSRKAIEIENLNKTFKIDSGELTVLKDINLSVEDGEFLSIVGSSGCGKSTLLRMIVGLDRNYSGSILSYGKHVEGSAVDRGMIFQESRLFPWLTVEKNIAFGISKKVSNSEKKELVKEQLELVGLSSFAKAYPGQLSGGMKQRISIARALINKPKILLLDEPFGALDAMTRINMQQEILKIWEKEKTTMILVTHDIDEAVYLGNRVVVLSSRPGGIKKIVPVELSRPRDRSSYDFTYIKSQIYDEFFTKVENPFSYSI; from the coding sequence ATGGGTGATAAAAGCAGAAAAGCTATTGAAATAGAAAATTTAAATAAGACTTTTAAAATAGATAGTGGAGAACTTACGGTGTTGAAGGATATAAATCTATCCGTTGAAGATGGAGAATTTTTAAGTATTGTAGGTTCCAGCGGCTGTGGTAAAAGTACTCTGCTTAGAATGATAGTAGGTCTTGATAGGAATTACTCAGGAAGTATATTATCCTATGGAAAGCACGTTGAAGGCTCCGCTGTGGATAGAGGTATGATTTTTCAGGAGTCTAGACTTTTCCCTTGGCTTACAGTTGAAAAAAACATAGCTTTTGGCATAAGCAAGAAAGTATCAAATTCAGAAAAAAAGGAATTGGTAAAGGAACAGCTTGAACTAGTGGGATTAAGCAGTTTTGCAAAAGCCTATCCAGGTCAGCTGTCAGGAGGAATGAAGCAGAGAATAAGTATTGCCAGAGCACTAATTAATAAACCAAAGATTTTATTACTTGATGAACCCTTTGGAGCTTTAGATGCCATGACTAGGATTAATATGCAGCAGGAAATTTTAAAAATATGGGAAAAAGAAAAAACTACTATGATTCTTGTAACTCATGATATAGATGAGGCTGTATACCTTGGTAATAGAGTGGTGGTGCTTTCAAGCAGACCAGGAGGTATTAAAAAAATAGTTCCTGTGGAATTATCAAGACCAAGAGATAGAAGCAGTTATGATTTTACTTATATAAAAAGTCAGATATATGATGAATTTTTTACAAAAGTAGAAAATCCATTTTCATATAGTATATAG